The Streptomyces sp. RKAG293 genome includes a region encoding these proteins:
- a CDS encoding MFS transporter, whose amino-acid sequence MPATATTATPRAATERHPQRWLILGVICLAQLTVLLDNTVLNVAIPSLGTELGATTSDIQWMINAYALVQSGLLLTAGSAADRYGRKRMLLVGLALFGAGSCSAAFAHSAGQLIAARAGMGIGGALLMTTTLAVVVQIFDDEERPKAIGLWGAISSLGFVAGPLIGGVILDHFWWGAIFLVNIPVALLGLAAVARLVPESKNPSGDRPDLPGALLSMVGMTGIVYAIISGPGHGWTSADVLLPAVAGCAGLAAFVRWELHTPHPMLDMTFFRDRRFVGAVAGGILVSFGMAGSLFLLTQQLQFVLGHTPLEAGLRTAPLALSIVVLNLAGVGARLLAKAGTPVAILAGMTMLATGLAVVALLGGHGYPGMCAGLVLMGAGIAFAMPAMANAVMSAIPVERAGIGAGVNGTLTEFGNGLGVAVLGAVLASSFAAGSLPAALAGAGTAAERTRLVDDFSAGLEASQLIGAVAVLFGGLLAALLLRRAERSEAA is encoded by the coding sequence TTGCCAGCCACGGCAACCACCGCCACCCCGCGAGCAGCCACGGAACGCCACCCCCAGCGCTGGCTGATCCTCGGCGTCATCTGCCTCGCCCAGCTCACCGTGCTGCTCGACAACACGGTCCTGAACGTCGCGATCCCCTCCCTCGGCACCGAGTTGGGCGCGACCACCTCCGACATCCAGTGGATGATCAACGCCTACGCGCTCGTCCAGTCCGGCCTGCTGCTCACCGCGGGCAGCGCCGCCGACCGCTACGGCCGCAAGCGGATGCTGCTCGTCGGCCTCGCCCTCTTCGGCGCCGGCTCGTGCAGCGCCGCCTTCGCGCACTCCGCCGGGCAACTCATCGCGGCCCGTGCGGGCATGGGCATCGGCGGCGCACTGCTGATGACCACCACCCTCGCCGTCGTCGTCCAGATATTCGACGACGAGGAACGACCGAAGGCGATCGGCCTGTGGGGCGCGATCAGTTCGCTCGGCTTCGTCGCGGGACCGCTCATCGGCGGGGTGATCCTCGATCACTTCTGGTGGGGGGCGATCTTCCTGGTCAACATCCCCGTCGCGCTGCTCGGCCTCGCCGCCGTCGCACGGCTCGTCCCGGAGTCGAAGAACCCGTCGGGCGACCGCCCCGACCTCCCCGGCGCGCTGCTCTCCATGGTGGGCATGACCGGCATCGTCTACGCGATCATCTCCGGCCCCGGGCACGGCTGGACCTCGGCCGACGTCCTGCTCCCGGCCGTCGCCGGCTGCGCCGGGCTCGCCGCGTTCGTCCGCTGGGAGCTGCACACCCCGCACCCCATGCTCGACATGACGTTCTTCCGCGACCGCCGCTTCGTGGGCGCCGTCGCGGGCGGCATCCTCGTCTCGTTCGGCATGGCGGGCTCGCTCTTCCTGCTCACCCAGCAGCTGCAGTTCGTGCTCGGCCACACGCCGTTGGAGGCGGGGCTGCGCACCGCGCCGCTCGCGCTGAGCATCGTCGTGCTGAACCTCGCGGGCGTCGGCGCCCGGCTGCTGGCGAAGGCCGGCACCCCGGTCGCCATCCTCGCCGGGATGACGATGCTCGCCACCGGCCTGGCCGTCGTGGCCCTGCTCGGCGGCCACGGCTATCCGGGGATGTGCGCGGGCCTGGTCCTGATGGGCGCCGGTATCGCCTTCGCGATGCCCGCCATGGCCAACGCGGTCATGAGCGCCATCCCGGTGGAGCGGGCCGGCATCGGCGCGGGCGTCAACGGAACGCTCACCGAATTCGGCAACGGACTCGGTGTCGCCGTTCTCGGTGCCGTCCTGGCCTCCTCCTTCGCGGCGGGCTCGCTGCCGGCCGCCCTGGCCGGCGCCGGTACGGCCGCGGAGCGCACCCGGCTGGTGGACGACTTCTCCGCCGGCCTCGAAGCCAGCCAGCTGATCGGCGCCGTCGCCGTACTGTTCGGCGGCCTCCTCGCGGCACTCCTGCTGCGCAGGGCCGAGCGTTCGGAAGCGGCATAG
- a CDS encoding glycosyltransferase family 39 protein encodes MTAPYSTPAGLPAGPPPPPDDLPGPVTRTPVPEHAPPPPGGHRAAAPVASVAPSGPRGFGARVWRGRAEDARWVRPAFLALLAVTAALYLWDLSASGYANSFYSAAVQAGSESWKALFFGSSDAANSITVDKPPASLWPMDLAVRIFGLSSWSILVPEALMGVVTVGVLYAAVRRRFGPAAGLIAGAVLAVTPVAALMFRFNNPDAMLALLMTAAVYCVLRALEGARTKWLVWAGVAFGLAFLTKTLQAFLILPPLAVVYAVVAPTAFRRRIGQLALAGLALVVSGGWWVAIVELWPASSRPYIGGSQDNSFLSLTFGYNGFGRITGNETGSVGGGGAGGGQGGGQWGATGITRLFDADMGGQIAWLLPAAFVLLAAGLWLTRRAPRTDARRAAFLVWGGSLLMTFGVFSFMSGIFHQYYNIALAPYIAALVGMGATLLWEKRTHLAAAATLAATSAGTGYWAYVLLGRATDWHPWLRWTVLVGGLLAAAGLLLAVRLGRRFAAAVAGLGIAAALAAPFAYTLNTVDTGHSGSIVTAGPAVQGGRGGPGGMRGGGPGGMPGQAGQNGQGLPGGGQQTPTVPGGGQNGQPGQQGQQGQQGQQGGPGQGAQGFPRGGTTGGGTADGGTAGGRGGGGMGGLLGGATVSSAMKTLLEQNASDYTWVAAAIGSQNSASYQLATGDPVMAIGGFNGSDPSPTLAQFQRYVAEGKIHYFISSSGGMGGGMGGQGTSSEITTWVTSAFTAKTVGSTTVYDLTSPAKS; translated from the coding sequence ATGACCGCGCCGTACAGCACCCCGGCCGGCCTCCCGGCCGGTCCGCCGCCACCGCCCGACGACCTGCCAGGACCGGTGACCCGGACCCCGGTGCCCGAGCACGCGCCGCCGCCGCCCGGCGGGCACCGGGCGGCCGCTCCGGTCGCTTCGGTCGCTCCGTCCGGCCCCCGCGGCTTCGGGGCGCGTGTCTGGCGGGGCCGGGCCGAGGACGCCCGCTGGGTGCGTCCCGCGTTCCTGGCGCTGCTGGCCGTGACCGCCGCGCTGTACCTGTGGGACCTGAGCGCGTCCGGATACGCCAACTCCTTCTACTCCGCCGCCGTCCAGGCGGGCAGCGAGAGCTGGAAGGCGCTCTTCTTCGGCTCGTCCGACGCGGCGAACTCGATCACCGTCGACAAGCCCCCGGCGTCGCTCTGGCCGATGGATCTCGCCGTCCGGATCTTCGGCCTCAGCTCGTGGTCGATCCTGGTCCCCGAGGCGCTGATGGGCGTCGTGACGGTGGGCGTGCTCTACGCCGCCGTCCGCCGCCGCTTCGGCCCGGCCGCCGGTCTGATCGCGGGCGCCGTACTGGCGGTCACCCCGGTCGCCGCGCTGATGTTCCGCTTCAACAACCCGGACGCGATGCTCGCGCTCCTCATGACGGCCGCCGTCTACTGCGTGCTGCGCGCCCTCGAAGGCGCCCGGACGAAATGGCTGGTCTGGGCCGGTGTCGCCTTCGGCCTCGCCTTCCTGACCAAGACGCTGCAGGCGTTCCTCATCCTTCCGCCGCTCGCGGTCGTCTACGCGGTCGTCGCGCCGACGGCCTTCCGCAGGCGCATCGGCCAACTGGCCCTGGCGGGGCTCGCGCTGGTCGTCTCCGGCGGCTGGTGGGTGGCGATCGTCGAGCTGTGGCCGGCCTCGTCCCGCCCGTACATCGGCGGCTCGCAGGACAACAGCTTCCTGTCGCTGACCTTCGGCTACAACGGCTTCGGCCGCATCACCGGCAACGAGACCGGCAGCGTCGGCGGCGGGGGAGCGGGCGGCGGCCAGGGCGGTGGCCAGTGGGGCGCCACCGGCATCACCCGGCTCTTCGACGCCGACATGGGCGGTCAGATCGCCTGGCTGCTGCCGGCCGCGTTCGTCCTGCTCGCCGCGGGGCTGTGGCTGACCCGGCGGGCCCCGCGCACCGACGCCCGCCGCGCCGCGTTCCTCGTCTGGGGCGGCTCGCTGCTGATGACCTTCGGGGTCTTCAGCTTCATGTCGGGCATCTTCCACCAGTACTACAACATCGCCCTGGCCCCCTACATCGCCGCCCTCGTCGGCATGGGCGCCACGCTGCTCTGGGAGAAGCGCACACACCTCGCGGCGGCGGCCACGCTCGCCGCGACGTCCGCGGGCACCGGGTACTGGGCGTATGTCCTGTTGGGCCGGGCGACCGACTGGCACCCGTGGCTGCGCTGGACGGTGCTGGTGGGCGGCCTGCTCGCGGCGGCCGGACTGCTGCTCGCCGTACGGCTCGGCCGGCGGTTCGCGGCCGCCGTGGCGGGTCTCGGTATCGCGGCGGCGCTCGCGGCACCGTTCGCGTACACCCTGAACACCGTCGACACCGGACACAGCGGCTCGATCGTGACGGCGGGCCCCGCAGTCCAGGGCGGCAGGGGCGGTCCCGGCGGCATGCGCGGCGGCGGTCCCGGCGGCATGCCGGGGCAGGCGGGCCAGAACGGCCAGGGACTGCCTGGCGGCGGCCAGCAGACGCCGACGGTTCCGGGCGGCGGCCAGAACGGCCAGCCAGGCCAGCAGGGTCAACAGGGTCAACAGGGGCAGCAAGGCGGGCCCGGCCAGGGCGCGCAGGGCTTCCCCCGGGGCGGTACAACCGGTGGCGGTACCGCGGACGGCGGCACGGCCGGCGGTCGCGGTGGCGGCGGGATGGGCGGGCTGCTCGGCGGCGCCACCGTCAGCTCCGCGATGAAGACGCTCCTGGAGCAGAACGCCTCCGACTACACCTGGGTCGCGGCGGCCATCGGCTCGCAGAACTCCGCCAGCTACCAACTCGCCACCGGTGACCCGGTCATGGCCATCGGCGGCTTCAACGGCAGCGACCCGTCGCCGACGCTCGCGCAGTTCCAGCGGTACGTGGCCGAGGGGAAGATCCACTACTTCATCTCCTCCTCCGGCGGCATGGGCGGCGGGATGGGCGGCCAGGGCACGTCCTCGGAGATCACCACCTGGGTCACCTCCGCGTTCACCGCGAAGACGGTCGGCAGCACCACGGTCTACGACCTGACAAGCCCCGCGAAGAGCTGA
- a CDS encoding bifunctional glycosyltransferase family 2/GtrA family protein has translation MRTHLGTLPSRQHLPVAHSDPVLDVVIPVHNEENDLEPCVRRLHAHLAGTFPYPFRITIADNASTDLTEAVAKSLATEIPEVESFRLDQKGRGRALRAVWTESEAPVLAYMDVDLSTDLNALLPLVAPLISGHSDLAIGSRLARSSRVVRGAKREFISRTYNLILRGSLAARFSDAQCGFKAIRKDVAERLLPMVEDTGWFFDTEMLVLAERAGLRIHEVPVDWVDDPDSTVEIVRTAADDLKGVWRVGRALATGALALDRLRRPFGDDPRDRELGGVPPGLARQLVGFCVVGALSTLVYLVLYSGFRLGLGSQPANAAALLVSAIGNTAANRRLTFGVRGREQAVRHQAQGLVVFAIGLALTSGSLAALQTANTRPSHGTELAVLIAANLAATVLRFLLFRAWVFPSGAAPSDAGPTATPTLTPIYDYDSDYDSDPRSAR, from the coding sequence ATGCGAACTCACCTCGGCACTCTGCCGTCCCGGCAGCACCTGCCGGTCGCACACAGCGACCCGGTGCTCGATGTCGTGATCCCCGTCCACAACGAGGAGAACGACCTGGAGCCCTGTGTCAGGCGGTTGCACGCGCACCTGGCAGGCACCTTCCCCTACCCCTTCCGGATCACCATCGCGGACAACGCGAGCACCGACCTCACGGAGGCCGTCGCGAAGAGCCTCGCGACGGAGATCCCCGAGGTCGAGTCGTTCCGGCTCGACCAGAAGGGGCGCGGGCGGGCCCTGCGGGCCGTCTGGACGGAGTCCGAGGCGCCGGTGCTCGCCTACATGGACGTCGATCTGTCGACGGACCTGAACGCGCTGCTGCCGCTGGTCGCCCCGCTGATCTCCGGCCACTCCGACCTGGCGATCGGCTCCCGGCTGGCCCGCAGCTCCCGCGTCGTGCGCGGCGCCAAGCGCGAGTTCATCTCCCGCACCTACAACCTGATCCTGCGCGGCTCGCTCGCCGCCCGTTTCTCCGACGCGCAGTGCGGCTTCAAGGCGATCCGCAAGGACGTCGCCGAGCGGCTGCTGCCGATGGTGGAGGACACCGGCTGGTTCTTCGACACCGAGATGCTGGTGCTCGCGGAGCGCGCCGGACTGCGGATCCACGAGGTGCCGGTCGACTGGGTCGACGACCCCGACAGCACCGTGGAGATCGTCCGCACGGCCGCCGACGACCTCAAAGGGGTCTGGCGGGTGGGCCGGGCGCTCGCCACCGGCGCGCTGGCGCTCGACCGGCTGCGCCGGCCGTTCGGCGACGATCCGCGCGACCGCGAACTGGGCGGGGTGCCACCGGGCCTCGCCCGCCAGCTGGTCGGCTTCTGCGTCGTCGGGGCGCTGAGCACCCTGGTCTATCTGGTGCTGTACTCGGGCTTCCGGCTCGGGCTCGGCTCACAGCCCGCCAACGCGGCGGCGCTGCTGGTCTCCGCGATCGGCAACACCGCCGCCAACCGCCGGCTCACCTTCGGCGTCCGCGGCCGGGAGCAGGCCGTCCGCCATCAGGCCCAGGGCCTGGTCGTCTTCGCGATCGGCCTCGCCCTGACCAGCGGCTCGCTGGCCGCCCTGCAGACGGCGAACACCCGCCCCTCGCACGGCACGGAGCTCGCCGTCCTCATCGCCGCCAACCTCGCGGCGACGGTGCTGCGCTTCCTGCTCTTCCGCGCCTGGGTCTTCCCGTCCGGGGCGGCCCCGTCCGACGCCGGCCCCACTGCCACCCCGACCCTCACCCCGATCTACGACTACGACTCCGACTACGACTCCGACCCGAGGAGCGCACGATGA
- a CDS encoding HAMP domain-containing sensor histidine kinase, translating to MKAPRRRPWSLPGRPWSLRRRLVVSSVALVAVVCAVIGTVTAIALHTYLYGQLDTQLAAVAHRAEGPPPGSNPLPHLRSGNDLGFVIGGGQPLGTIGAKVSGGQITETALSAQRESSESGPQVTPESLDAAQTAALGSLPLDGAAHSIDVPGLGTYRMQSVSTQNGTYLVGIRASGAQDTLNTLVWVEVCVTAAGLAAAGLAGTALIRISLQPLRRVAATASRVSELTLHRGEVALHERVPEADTDPRTEVGQVGASLNRLLGHVGSALHSRQESEMRVRRFVADASHELRTPLASIRGYAELTRRGREDVGPDTRHALGRIESEAGRMTSLVEDLLMLARLDAGRPLSLTGTDLSPLVVDAVSDARAAGPDHVWRLDLPDEPATVHGDAERLQQVLANLLGNARTHTPPGTTVTARVTGDRNHGVLLQVVDDGPGIPPDLTPYIFERFARGDASRARGAGSGSTGLGLAIVYAVVAAHGGRVWVESVPGRTAFTVQLPSPVREPAAGGAAADVPQDSQQGLRFTTRS from the coding sequence GTGAAGGCCCCGCGCCGGCGGCCCTGGTCCCTGCCGGGCCGCCCGTGGTCGCTCCGGCGCCGGCTCGTGGTGTCGTCCGTCGCCCTGGTCGCCGTCGTGTGCGCGGTGATCGGCACCGTCACCGCCATCGCCCTGCACACCTATCTGTACGGGCAGCTCGACACCCAGCTCGCCGCCGTCGCGCACCGCGCCGAGGGCCCGCCGCCCGGCTCGAACCCGCTGCCGCACCTGCGGTCCGGCAACGACCTGGGCTTCGTCATCGGCGGCGGCCAGCCGCTCGGCACGATCGGCGCCAAGGTCAGCGGCGGGCAGATCACCGAGACCGCGCTCAGCGCCCAGCGGGAGAGCAGCGAGTCCGGGCCGCAGGTGACGCCCGAATCCCTCGACGCCGCGCAGACCGCGGCGCTGGGCAGCCTGCCGCTCGACGGCGCCGCGCACAGCATCGACGTCCCCGGCCTGGGCACCTACCGCATGCAGTCGGTCTCGACGCAGAACGGCACGTACCTCGTCGGCATCCGGGCCTCCGGCGCGCAGGACACCCTCAACACCCTCGTCTGGGTGGAGGTGTGCGTGACCGCCGCCGGTCTCGCGGCGGCCGGGCTCGCCGGGACCGCCCTGATCCGCATCTCCCTCCAGCCGCTGCGCCGGGTCGCCGCGACCGCCTCCCGGGTGTCGGAACTGACCCTGCACCGGGGCGAGGTGGCGCTCCACGAGCGGGTGCCGGAGGCGGACACCGATCCGCGCACCGAGGTGGGGCAGGTCGGGGCGTCCCTCAACCGGCTGCTCGGGCACGTCGGTTCGGCGCTGCACTCCCGGCAGGAGAGCGAGATGCGGGTCCGCCGCTTCGTCGCGGACGCCAGCCATGAACTGCGGACGCCGCTCGCCTCGATCCGCGGCTACGCGGAGCTGACCCGGCGCGGCCGGGAGGACGTCGGCCCCGACACCCGGCACGCGCTGGGCCGTATCGAGTCCGAGGCCGGACGGATGACGTCGCTGGTAGAGGACCTGCTGATGCTCGCCCGGCTGGACGCGGGGCGGCCGCTGAGCCTCACCGGGACGGATCTGTCACCGCTCGTCGTGGACGCGGTCAGCGACGCGCGGGCGGCCGGGCCCGACCACGTGTGGCGGCTGGACCTGCCCGACGAGCCGGCCACCGTGCACGGGGACGCCGAGCGGCTGCAGCAGGTGCTGGCGAACCTGCTGGGCAACGCCCGCACCCACACCCCGCCGGGCACGACCGTGACCGCGCGGGTCACCGGTGACCGGAACCACGGGGTGTTGCTCCAGGTGGTGGACGACGGTCCCGGCATCCCGCCCGACCTCACCCCGTACATCTTCGAACGGTTCGCCCGCGGTGACGCCTCGCGGGCCCGGGGTGCCGGATCCGGTTCCACCGGTCTGGGGCTGGCGATCGTGTACGCGGTCGTCGCGGCGCACGGCGGCCGGGTGTGGGTCGAGAGCGTCCCCGGCCGCACCGCGTTCACCGTCCAACTTCCGTCCCCCGTAAGGGAGCCGGCAGCGGGGGGCGCGGCAGCGGACGTGCCGCAGGACTCACAGCAGGGCCTCAGGTTCACCACAAGGTCGTGA
- a CDS encoding response regulator transcription factor, with the protein MPSFPAAASADLSRPDGSPVRVLVVDDEAALSDLLSMALRYEGWEVRTAADGAGALRAARDARPDAVVLDVMLPDMDGLEVLARLRRDAPDVPVLFLTAKDAVEDRIAGLTAGGDDYVTKPFSLEEVVARLRGLMRRSGAAAARSESMLVVGDLVLNEDSHEVYRGDDSIHLTATEFELLRFLMRNPRRVLSKAQILDRVWSYDFGGQANVVELYISYLRRKIDAGRAPMIHTRRGAGYLIKPGETA; encoded by the coding sequence ATGCCTTCCTTCCCCGCTGCGGCCTCCGCCGACCTGTCCCGTCCCGACGGGTCCCCGGTGCGTGTCCTCGTCGTCGACGACGAGGCCGCTCTCTCCGACCTGCTGTCCATGGCCCTGCGCTACGAGGGCTGGGAGGTCCGTACCGCGGCCGACGGCGCCGGCGCGCTGCGCGCGGCCCGCGACGCCCGGCCCGACGCCGTCGTGCTCGACGTGATGCTGCCCGACATGGACGGCCTGGAGGTGCTCGCCCGGCTGCGCCGCGACGCCCCGGACGTGCCCGTGCTCTTCCTCACCGCCAAGGACGCCGTCGAGGACCGGATCGCCGGGCTGACGGCGGGCGGCGACGACTACGTGACGAAGCCGTTCAGCCTGGAGGAGGTCGTCGCCCGGCTGCGCGGGCTGATGCGCCGCTCGGGCGCCGCCGCGGCACGGAGCGAATCCATGCTCGTCGTCGGCGATCTCGTACTGAACGAGGACAGCCACGAGGTGTACCGCGGCGACGACTCGATCCATCTCACCGCCACCGAGTTCGAGCTGCTGCGCTTCCTGATGCGCAACCCGCGCCGGGTGCTCAGCAAGGCGCAGATACTCGACCGGGTCTGGTCCTACGACTTCGGCGGCCAGGCCAATGTGGTGGAGCTCTACATCTCCTACCTGCGGCGCAAGATCGACGCCGGACGTGCCCCGATGATCCACACCCGGCGGGGGGCGGGGTATCTGATCAAGCCGGGCGAGACGGCGTGA
- a CDS encoding LLM class F420-dependent oxidoreductase, with product MGSKDSGGVAAARESVGRYGIWNAGLRSDDPALRGEIAEAAAELDELGFGAIWLGGSSSVEHAARVLGATPRIAVATGILSIWEHGADAVAASTAAVEAAHPGRFLLGLGVSHAQLADRYRRPYSAMVAYLDALDAAPAPVPAGRRVLAALGPKMLELSRDRAGGAHPYLVTPEHTEQARSLLGYGPLLAPELKVVLETDPAVARETARGYLAAYLAMPNYTNSFLRLGFEEADFTGGGSDRLIDTVFAWGDEDRIRRRIESFHAAGADHVALQIVTGQDRSVLPRAEWRRLAEVLA from the coding sequence ATGGGGAGCAAGGACAGCGGCGGCGTCGCGGCCGCCAGGGAATCCGTCGGCCGGTACGGCATCTGGAACGCCGGGCTGCGCTCGGACGATCCGGCGCTGCGCGGCGAGATCGCCGAGGCGGCGGCCGAACTGGACGAGCTGGGCTTCGGCGCGATCTGGCTGGGCGGCAGCAGCTCCGTCGAGCACGCCGCCCGGGTGCTCGGCGCGACGCCCCGGATCGCGGTCGCCACCGGGATCCTCAGCATCTGGGAGCACGGGGCGGACGCGGTCGCCGCGAGCACGGCGGCGGTGGAGGCCGCCCACCCGGGCCGTTTCCTGCTCGGCCTCGGGGTGAGCCACGCACAGCTCGCCGACCGCTACCGGCGCCCGTACTCGGCGATGGTGGCCTATCTGGACGCGCTGGACGCCGCGCCCGCACCGGTGCCGGCCGGGCGGCGCGTGCTGGCCGCGCTGGGTCCGAAGATGCTGGAACTGTCCCGCGACCGGGCGGGTGGCGCGCACCCGTATCTCGTCACGCCGGAACACACCGAGCAGGCCCGCTCACTGCTGGGCTACGGCCCTTTGCTGGCACCCGAGTTGAAGGTCGTGCTGGAGACGGACCCGGCCGTCGCCCGCGAGACGGCCCGCGGGTATCTCGCCGCCTATCTGGCGATGCCGAACTACACCAACAGTTTCCTCCGACTCGGCTTCGAGGAGGCGGACTTCACCGGCGGCGGCAGCGACCGGTTGATCGACACCGTCTTCGCCTGGGGCGACGAGGATCGCATCCGGCGGCGGATCGAATCCTTCCACGCGGCGGGTGCTGACCATGTGGCCCTGCAAATCGTCACCGGCCAGGACCGATCCGTGCTGCCCCGCGCCGAATGGCGGCGCCTGGCGGAGGTGTTGGCCTGA
- a CDS encoding MEDS domain-containing protein: MDSGAVPYTVSVDRMASGDHACLGFDSHRARWAVRAAFTEAGLLRGERVILFVDRGTTPGKAAARLADHGVPAAQALRDERLLVINETPGYDPERGFDAESRAATWLGFTENASVMGFSGLRAVGDMSWALEPGVDHEELIDYETGLTPLFADIGFTAICEYDRRLFPPELMCRVGASHPTEVLQSLDALHITRTGTILHLAGNADLATREQFDTELLRSLGGPGPPPRLVDLTALSFIDAHCATTLIRLAAGLPATARLAVHCPATHARVLRLCGAGEVRQLTLYVEAGW, encoded by the coding sequence ATGGACAGTGGCGCCGTCCCTTACACCGTCTCCGTCGACCGCATGGCCTCCGGAGATCACGCCTGTCTGGGCTTCGACAGCCACCGGGCCCGCTGGGCGGTCCGGGCCGCCTTCACCGAGGCCGGGCTGCTCCGCGGCGAGCGGGTGATCCTCTTCGTCGACCGCGGCACCACCCCCGGGAAGGCCGCCGCCCGCCTCGCCGACCACGGCGTCCCCGCCGCCCAGGCCCTGCGCGACGAGCGGCTGCTCGTCATCAACGAGACCCCTGGCTACGACCCGGAGCGCGGCTTCGACGCCGAGAGCCGGGCCGCGACCTGGCTCGGCTTCACCGAGAACGCGAGCGTCATGGGCTTCAGCGGGCTGCGCGCCGTGGGCGACATGTCCTGGGCGCTGGAGCCCGGCGTCGACCACGAGGAGCTCATCGACTACGAGACCGGGCTCACCCCGCTCTTCGCCGACATCGGCTTCACCGCGATCTGCGAATACGACCGCCGGCTGTTCCCGCCCGAGCTGATGTGCCGGGTCGGCGCCTCCCACCCCACCGAGGTCCTGCAGTCCCTCGACGCCCTGCACATCACCAGGACCGGCACCATCCTGCACCTCGCGGGAAACGCCGACCTCGCCACCCGGGAGCAGTTCGACACGGAGCTGCTCCGGTCCCTGGGCGGACCGGGCCCGCCCCCGCGCCTCGTCGACCTCACGGCGCTGTCGTTCATCGACGCCCACTGCGCCACGACCCTCATCCGGCTCGCCGCCGGCCTGCCCGCCACGGCCAGGCTCGCGGTCCACTGCCCGGCCACCCACGCCCGCGTGCTGCGGCTGTGCGGCGCGGGCGAGGTCCGCCAACTGACGCTCTACGTCGAGGCGGGCTGGTAG
- a CDS encoding MmcQ/YjbR family DNA-binding protein — MTARGLKAACLAMPGAEEEFPFPRNPDLSVFKVAGKIFALSVLEAEPLKVSLKCDPEIAEQLRAEYPAVIPGYHLNKRHWNTVTVDGSLPVRMVREMIEDSYDLVVASLPRAVRLTYDAR; from the coding sequence ATGACTGCGCGGGGGCTGAAGGCGGCGTGTCTGGCGATGCCGGGCGCCGAGGAGGAGTTCCCGTTTCCGCGGAACCCGGATCTGTCGGTGTTCAAGGTGGCCGGGAAGATCTTCGCGTTGAGCGTGCTGGAGGCCGAGCCGCTCAAGGTGAGCCTCAAGTGCGATCCGGAGATCGCCGAACAGCTGCGGGCGGAGTACCCGGCGGTCATCCCCGGCTACCACCTCAACAAGCGGCACTGGAACACGGTGACGGTCGACGGGTCGCTGCCGGTCCGGATGGTGCGGGAGATGATCGAGGACTCCTACGACCTGGTGGTGGCGTCGCTGCCGCGCGCCGTCCGGCTCACCTACGACGCGCGCTGA